From the genome of Nitrospinota bacterium, one region includes:
- a CDS encoding sel1 repeat family protein, translating into MRRKSEQGFAKAQFKLGTMYVKGQGVTQDDVSAHMWFNIAGSNGHKNAVKNRGIAEKIMTQQQIEKAQEMARNWKPKT; encoded by the coding sequence ATCAGGAGGAAGTCGGAACAAGGATTTGCTAAAGCACAATTCAAATTGGGAACGATGTATGTCAAAGGACAAGGAGTTACACAAGATGATGTATCAGCACATATGTGGTTTAATATTGCAGGTTCTAATGGACATAAGAATGCTGTAAAAAATAGAGGTATAGCGGAAAAGATAATGACTCAACAACAAATAGAGAAAGCGCAAGAAATGGCAAGAAATTGGAAACCGAAAAC
- a CDS encoding peptidylprolyl isomerase, translated as MVKVRASQIFSHAMEDVVAAKKALDAGTPFTEVVEKYSTCPSKQNGGDLGWMPEDALQAIMGEGISEEDKGKIIGPVHSQYGYHILIVSEIEVEKIEGPFNADTPMKEMNQLWPEAHTHLFKQFHIGLPVSGYNDKETIASACSDQNKSVTEVLNFLNREYFEKNIAVIPPEELDLKIQNGSTQLALLDIRESWERDISKIEGSHFITSENAETLINSFGKDKEIVLIDWKQDRSPSFLKWLRQKGFTNVKCLEGGIDAWSEKVNSRLNRYDIDEDDGYRYEDIIEEPEDHKH; from the coding sequence ATGGTTAAGGTCCGTGCAAGTCAAATTTTTTCCCACGCGATGGAAGATGTGGTTGCCGCTAAAAAGGCATTGGATGCTGGAACTCCTTTTACCGAGGTGGTCGAGAAATACAGCACCTGCCCTTCCAAACAAAATGGTGGAGATTTAGGGTGGATGCCTGAAGATGCGTTACAAGCCATCATGGGTGAAGGTATCTCTGAAGAGGACAAGGGGAAGATTATTGGCCCGGTGCATTCTCAATATGGTTATCACATTTTGATCGTTTCCGAAATTGAGGTGGAAAAAATCGAGGGTCCATTTAATGCGGACACTCCCATGAAGGAAATGAACCAACTGTGGCCCGAAGCGCACACGCATCTATTCAAACAGTTTCATATTGGCCTTCCGGTAAGCGGTTACAATGATAAAGAAACCATCGCTTCCGCATGCAGCGACCAAAACAAATCGGTCACTGAGGTTCTCAATTTTCTCAATCGGGAATATTTTGAAAAAAATATTGCGGTCATCCCCCCTGAAGAACTGGATTTAAAAATCCAAAATGGGTCCACCCAACTGGCTCTTTTGGACATACGCGAAAGCTGGGAACGCGATATTTCCAAAATCGAGGGATCGCATTTTATCACCAGCGAAAACGCTGAGACTCTCATCAATTCCTTCGGTAAAGATAAGGAAATTGTGCTGATTGACTGGAAGCAGGACCGCAGCCCCAGTTTTTTGAAATGGCTGCGCCAAAAAGGATTCACCAATGTAAAATGCCTGGAAGGCGGCATCGACGCCTGGTCGGAAAAAGTAAACTCCCGTCTCAACCGCTACGATATCGACGAGGACGATGGCTACCGTTATGAAGACATCATTGAAGAGCCTGAAGATCACAAGCATTGA
- a CDS encoding ABC transporter ATP-binding protein: MVEAVRNVTLEVDRGKTLALVGESGCGKSVTALSALQLIATPPGKYESGKILFEDSDLLKLPEEAMEKIRGNDISMIFQEPMTSLNPIFTIGDQVAEPITLHQNKNSEEARALTLETLKKVGLPSPEQRIDQYPHELSGGMKQRVMIAMAIACKPKLLIADEPTTALDATVQAQILELLEDLRQKTDMAILLITHNLGIVAQYADHVAVMYAGKVVEKASVEEIFESPAHPYTQGLLNSLPKGEPGHRLEAIPGTVPHPAYIPEGCAFHPRCPQVMPHCKKLLPPEFAVSDSKNHKAACWLYGSPPEESS; encoded by the coding sequence GTGGTTGAGGCTGTGCGCAATGTCACCCTGGAAGTGGATCGGGGGAAAACCCTGGCCCTGGTCGGTGAATCGGGATGCGGAAAGTCGGTGACCGCTCTCAGTGCATTGCAACTCATTGCCACCCCGCCGGGAAAATACGAATCCGGCAAAATTCTATTTGAAGATTCTGACCTGCTGAAATTGCCCGAAGAGGCGATGGAGAAAATTCGCGGCAACGACATCAGCATGATCTTTCAGGAACCGATGACTTCGCTCAACCCGATCTTCACCATCGGCGACCAGGTGGCGGAACCCATCACGCTTCATCAAAATAAGAACTCCGAAGAAGCGCGGGCGCTCACTTTGGAAACATTAAAAAAAGTTGGTCTCCCCTCCCCCGAACAACGCATTGACCAATACCCTCACGAGCTTTCGGGAGGAATGAAGCAGCGAGTCATGATCGCCATGGCCATCGCCTGCAAACCCAAGCTGTTGATCGCGGACGAACCCACCACAGCCCTCGACGCAACCGTGCAGGCACAGATTCTCGAACTGCTCGAAGACCTGCGCCAGAAAACGGACATGGCCATTCTATTGATCACTCATAATCTTGGTATCGTCGCGCAGTACGCCGACCACGTTGCCGTCATGTATGCGGGTAAAGTCGTAGAAAAGGCATCCGTTGAAGAGATATTCGAATCGCCCGCCCATCCTTACACCCAGGGGCTGTTGAACTCTCTGCCTAAGGGCGAACCCGGACACCGGCTGGAAGCCATACCAGGGACGGTGCCCCACCCGGCTTATATTCCTGAAGGCTGTGCTTTTCACCCCCGGTGTCCGCAGGTCATGCCGCATTGCAAAAAACTATTGCCTCCTGAATTTGCAGTTTCAGACTCCAAAAACCACAAAGCCGCTTGTTGGCTCTATGGGAGTCCTCCAGAGGAATCGTCATGA
- a CDS encoding ATP-binding cassette domain-containing protein — translation MKPLIEIKSLKKYFPVYGGLLSRVVGHVKAVENVSLHIGHKETLGLVGESGCGKTTVGRMSIRLIEKTAGQVLFEGTDIFQLNKKQMAQLRPRMQIIFQDPYSSLNPRFTVERIIGEAMLIHGTATKKNQNDQIKAVMEQVGLSPRYMKRYPHEFSGGQRQRIGIARAIALNPDYIVCDEPVSALDVSIQAQIINLLQDLQEETGISMLFISHDLNVVKHLSHRTAVMYLGRLVEVAPTSVLNKEPAHPYTRALLSAKPSLNPRDRSHRTVLGGDVPSPLNPPSGCHFHPRCPEVMDRCRTEEPKHLQIGNDHQVHCHLYDKNLP, via the coding sequence ATGAAACCTTTGATCGAAATCAAATCCCTGAAAAAATATTTCCCCGTCTATGGAGGGTTGCTCTCGCGCGTGGTGGGTCATGTCAAAGCGGTTGAAAATGTTTCCCTGCACATCGGACACAAAGAGACGCTAGGGTTGGTCGGAGAATCAGGATGTGGTAAAACCACCGTGGGTCGGATGTCCATCCGCCTTATTGAAAAGACAGCGGGTCAAGTGTTGTTCGAAGGAACCGATATTTTTCAATTGAACAAGAAACAAATGGCTCAACTGCGGCCACGAATGCAGATAATTTTTCAGGACCCCTACAGTTCCCTCAATCCAAGATTCACCGTTGAACGAATCATCGGCGAGGCCATGCTGATTCACGGGACGGCCACTAAGAAAAATCAGAATGACCAGATCAAAGCCGTGATGGAGCAGGTGGGCCTGTCTCCCCGATACATGAAACGCTACCCGCACGAATTCTCAGGAGGACAAAGACAGAGAATCGGCATCGCACGCGCCATTGCCCTGAATCCTGACTATATCGTGTGCGATGAACCCGTTTCAGCGCTTGATGTTTCCATACAGGCACAGATCATCAACCTGTTACAGGATCTTCAGGAAGAAACCGGCATTTCCATGCTTTTTATATCCCACGACTTAAACGTGGTCAAACACCTCTCCCACCGTACGGCGGTGATGTATCTCGGCCGATTGGTGGAAGTTGCTCCGACTTCGGTACTAAACAAGGAACCTGCCCACCCATACACTCGGGCTTTACTATCTGCGAAACCGTCATTGAACCCCAGGGACCGAAGCCATCGGACCGTGTTGGGCGGCGATGTTCCCTCGCCTCTCAATCCCCCTTCCGGCTGTCACTTTCATCCCCGCTGTCCCGAAGTGATGGACCGTTGCCGTACGGAAGAGCCAAAACACCTCCAAATTGGAAACGATCACCAGGTCCACTGTCACCTCTACGATAAAAATCTGCCCTGA
- a CDS encoding MotA/TolQ/ExbB proton channel family protein, whose protein sequence is MDIASFIGIISGVSLIITAIYMGSGFDIFINGPGIMIVFGGTVAATLITFQMKDVFSAYKAALFVFSEKNHDPNDMVSTMVDLCSLTRRSGIVSLSRLDVQSDFLKKVCNLIADGTKEEMMRDTLNIEIESMKQRHFIIQDVFKKMATYSPAFGMLGTLIGLIQMLTQLSDPDSVGPSMAVALLTTFYGMVLSTMIFNPIAGKLRARTMVEVINLEIIFEGAISILQDNNPLLVYEKLSSYIPESLRRPMHQKMLNKKFALNIQKVK, encoded by the coding sequence TTGGATATTGCCTCCTTTATAGGAATCATTTCAGGTGTTTCACTAATTATCACTGCCATTTATATGGGCAGCGGTTTTGATATTTTTATCAATGGACCAGGAATCATGATCGTATTTGGCGGAACCGTTGCCGCCACCCTGATCACATTCCAAATGAAAGACGTTTTTTCGGCCTATAAAGCGGCACTTTTCGTATTTTCGGAAAAAAACCATGACCCCAACGACATGGTGTCCACCATGGTCGATTTATGTAGTCTCACTCGCCGATCGGGCATTGTTTCTTTGAGCCGTTTGGATGTTCAATCCGATTTTTTGAAAAAGGTATGCAATCTCATCGCCGATGGCACCAAGGAAGAAATGATGCGGGATACATTGAATATTGAAATCGAATCCATGAAACAACGGCATTTTATTATTCAGGATGTTTTCAAAAAAATGGCCACCTATTCCCCCGCGTTCGGCATGCTGGGAACCTTGATCGGTTTGATCCAAATGCTGACCCAATTATCCGATCCAGACAGTGTCGGTCCTTCAATGGCAGTCGCTCTGTTGACCACTTTTTACGGGATGGTTCTTTCGACTATGATTTTCAATCCGATTGCGGGAAAACTGCGGGCAAGGACAATGGTGGAGGTGATTAATCTGGAAATTATTTTTGAAGGAGCCATTTCTATTTTGCAGGACAATAACCCCTTGCTGGTTTATGAAAAGCTATCATCGTATATTCCAGAGTCGCTTCGTCGACCAATGCACCAGAAGATGTTGAATAAAAAATTCGCGTTGAACATTCAAAAAGTTAAATAA
- a CDS encoding OmpA family protein: MTTSNQIGMLKEQLRVKSLELKKRDIERTQHENKVQQVIEVSRKKISNLKQEIAEKDKSIRNASSVPIEGSQSKSIVDSTPNSLKEIKLSKGILALRQKNSILTDKLRAEKEKRENSAKEIDRLLEEIQRLQGNSEKTALLKKQLAEMEVEYQHFQKKYKKLLEEKKEILAEYQELQSDRINNRPEVNQELEDQLAFYKAEKGNLELELENNKKLFNKKLADKINKVEEEWRGKTKVLRRQKDRKKHFSGESMDEGEGPAWIITYSDMATLLLTFFILYYSIAAQNLGKFKDAILEESDKNLGLIELIESTKITTALQNFSGFKSNNILNDMKDFATDENNLGITENKSKIIIRIPGKTLFQPASAVLEKQGWPILTETAAIFKKYPNYKIHIQGHTDDDSVTTEKFPTNWELSATRATAVLRFFVDKGLDPIRLTATGYADTFPLHPNDTAEGRALNRRVEFVLEKITQ; the protein is encoded by the coding sequence ATGACAACTTCTAATCAAATAGGAATGTTAAAAGAACAACTCAGGGTCAAATCCCTGGAGTTGAAAAAGAGAGATATCGAGAGGACCCAACATGAGAACAAGGTCCAACAAGTCATTGAAGTCAGCAGAAAGAAAATATCCAATTTAAAACAGGAAATTGCTGAAAAGGACAAATCGATTCGGAATGCTTCTTCTGTCCCTATCGAGGGGTCGCAGTCAAAATCAATTGTAGACTCAACGCCAAACTCACTCAAAGAGATCAAACTTTCTAAAGGTATTTTAGCGCTGAGGCAGAAAAATTCCATTCTCACCGATAAATTAAGGGCTGAGAAAGAAAAACGAGAAAATTCAGCCAAAGAAATAGATCGGTTATTAGAGGAAATACAAAGACTCCAGGGAAATTCTGAAAAAACCGCCCTATTAAAAAAACAACTCGCGGAAATGGAGGTGGAATACCAGCACTTCCAGAAAAAATATAAAAAACTTCTTGAAGAGAAAAAGGAGATTTTAGCGGAGTATCAGGAACTCCAATCCGACAGGATAAATAATAGACCTGAAGTTAACCAGGAATTGGAAGATCAACTTGCATTTTACAAAGCTGAAAAAGGAAACCTGGAACTTGAACTTGAGAACAATAAAAAACTTTTCAATAAAAAACTAGCCGATAAAATTAATAAAGTTGAAGAAGAATGGAGGGGGAAAACCAAAGTTCTCCGCAGACAAAAAGACCGAAAAAAACATTTTTCCGGAGAATCAATGGATGAGGGCGAAGGGCCTGCGTGGATTATTACCTACTCGGACATGGCCACCCTGCTCCTGACATTTTTCATCCTCTATTATTCCATAGCGGCTCAGAACCTTGGCAAATTCAAGGATGCGATTCTGGAAGAATCTGATAAAAACCTGGGTCTGATTGAATTGATTGAGAGTACGAAAATAACAACCGCCTTACAGAATTTTTCCGGATTCAAGTCAAATAATATTCTAAATGATATGAAAGATTTCGCGACAGATGAAAACAATCTTGGTATTACAGAAAATAAATCAAAAATAATTATACGGATACCAGGCAAGACTCTTTTCCAGCCAGCTTCTGCAGTTTTAGAGAAACAAGGCTGGCCCATACTTACAGAAACAGCGGCAATTTTTAAAAAATACCCCAATTATAAAATTCATATTCAGGGTCATACGGATGATGATTCTGTTACAACGGAGAAGTTCCCAACAAACTGGGAACTTTCAGCAACACGGGCAACAGCGGTGCTTAGATTTTTTGTGGACAAGGGGTTGGACCCCATTCGATTGACAGCAACCGGCTATGCAGACACGTTTCCCTTGCATCCCAATGACACGGCAGAAGGCAGGGCCTTGAACAGGAGAGTGGAATTTGTTTTGGAAAAAATCACACAATAA
- a CDS encoding MBL fold metallo-hydrolase, whose translation MTLINEIVPGIFTWSEFSDEKQLNFNGYYIARNGESVLIDPPAFDDSGMEELQALLAKHSDCPLKAILLTNVHHDRTSRELKEKFLVPVHIHEKDARLLEFPPDKTFVDGEVGFCGLQVIHLNDQKSPGESAFLLPDSAVLIVGDALIGKVPGKVDLLPPEKYKNIQLAKEGLRVLLDRDFETLLVGDGDCILKNAKKVVEDFLQG comes from the coding sequence ATGACTCTAATTAATGAAATCGTACCGGGAATATTTACCTGGTCAGAGTTTTCAGACGAAAAACAACTAAACTTTAATGGCTACTATATTGCCCGCAATGGGGAGTCTGTCCTCATTGACCCACCTGCGTTTGATGATTCGGGGATGGAGGAACTGCAAGCCCTTTTGGCAAAGCATAGCGATTGTCCTCTGAAGGCAATTTTACTGACCAATGTGCATCATGACCGGACGAGCCGTGAGCTCAAGGAAAAATTTTTGGTTCCTGTTCATATCCATGAAAAGGATGCGAGGCTTCTTGAGTTTCCGCCGGACAAGACCTTTGTGGATGGCGAAGTCGGGTTCTGTGGATTGCAGGTAATTCACCTGAACGATCAGAAATCTCCCGGCGAATCCGCCTTCCTGCTTCCCGACAGCGCAGTTTTAATAGTAGGGGATGCGTTGATCGGAAAAGTTCCTGGAAAAGTCGATTTACTGCCTCCGGAAAAATATAAGAATATTCAGCTGGCAAAAGAGGGGCTTCGGGTTCTACTGGATCGGGATTTTGAGACGCTTCTGGTGGGCGATGGGGATTGCATTCTCAAAAACGCCAAAAAAGTGGTTGAGGATTTTCTGCAAGGATGA
- a CDS encoding bifunctional folylpolyglutamate synthase/dihydrofolate synthase — MSSSAPLPKALDYLYGLNPGAIKLGLENTRRLLDHFGNPHLKVPTVHIAGTNGKGSTSAFVESILRSSGFKVGLYTSPHLLHFQERIQIDRIPISETELTELIFRVRQAVEDLKLPITFFEFATVMAFVYFFEAKTEWNVIEVGLGGRLDATNVCHAKVSIITSIGLDHTQYLGTTLKQIAYEKACIINDFGTVIAHIEDEAAFDVVKNVALERSASIKRLGNDFKVELKTIFPGSQTIDFALGDIHLEDVVVPLLGSHQATNAGLALAACLELRSQGIPMNATTLRKGLESTRWEGRMEVISRHPTIVMDCAHNPDGVIKLTQTLRDFFQFQRCILVVGMMEDKPVDEMLEIFSKIADHIILVKPNQKRSMDPKQLINCIQGNQKQIEIINDIPYALQTAKKYAGHNDLICITGSIFTVSEAKQFLTNDTIV, encoded by the coding sequence ATGTCATCATCCGCCCCGCTCCCGAAAGCCCTGGATTATCTGTACGGCCTCAACCCTGGAGCCATCAAACTGGGTCTGGAGAACACCCGCCGGTTGCTTGACCACTTTGGCAACCCGCACTTAAAAGTCCCGACGGTTCATATTGCCGGGACCAATGGCAAAGGTTCCACCTCCGCTTTCGTGGAATCTATTTTAAGATCCTCGGGATTTAAAGTAGGTCTGTACACCTCACCTCACCTCCTTCACTTTCAGGAAAGAATCCAGATCGACCGCATCCCAATCTCAGAAACCGAACTTACAGAGCTGATTTTTCGAGTCAGGCAAGCGGTTGAGGACCTGAAACTCCCCATCACTTTTTTTGAATTCGCTACCGTAATGGCATTTGTGTATTTTTTTGAGGCAAAAACCGAATGGAACGTCATTGAAGTGGGTTTGGGGGGCCGGTTGGACGCAACCAATGTTTGCCATGCGAAAGTTTCCATTATCACCTCCATCGGATTGGACCACACCCAGTATCTGGGAACCACCCTGAAACAGATTGCCTACGAAAAGGCCTGCATAATCAATGATTTCGGTACGGTAATTGCTCATATAGAAGATGAAGCGGCATTTGATGTCGTAAAAAATGTCGCTCTGGAAAGATCCGCCTCTATCAAGCGGTTAGGAAACGATTTTAAAGTTGAACTGAAAACGATTTTTCCAGGAAGCCAAACCATCGATTTTGCCTTGGGAGATATTCATTTAGAGGATGTTGTGGTTCCTCTCCTGGGCAGCCATCAGGCGACAAACGCAGGCCTGGCACTGGCCGCATGCCTCGAACTCCGCTCACAGGGAATCCCCATGAATGCTACCACCCTTCGAAAAGGCCTGGAGTCTACTCGGTGGGAAGGACGCATGGAAGTCATTTCCCGGCATCCCACGATTGTAATGGATTGCGCACATAATCCTGACGGGGTCATAAAATTGACGCAAACATTGCGTGATTTTTTCCAGTTTCAACGCTGCATTTTGGTCGTGGGAATGATGGAAGACAAACCTGTCGATGAAATGTTGGAGATTTTTTCAAAAATTGCGGATCACATTATTCTGGTAAAACCCAACCAGAAGCGATCCATGGACCCAAAACAATTAATAAATTGCATACAAGGCAATCAAAAACAAATTGAAATTATTAATGATATTCCCTACGCTTTGCAGACAGCAAAAAAATACGCAGGCCATAATGACCTCATTTGCATTACCGGCTCCATCTTCACCGTTTCTGAAGCCAAACAATTCCTGACAAATGATACTATTGTTTAG
- the lptD gene encoding LPS assembly protein LptD: MAVIPANEGFAQTKSDSDFAPKGGDEVKISADHMVQEGKEDSVRAWGNVVIRFEDRVLRADTVKINNKTGVGEAKGNVVLTSTDGTVIKSERSLFNMNSQRGKAYGVIGKIKSVDETGIPVTYYFTGKEIKRFSPVHYKLKDSYLTTCQGIIPDWSFQSKDMDIIQEDRALFTRGVFKVRNVPILYLPIGYLSINRERKSGFLMPKFGTSNTDGFTFNQIYYWAINEYSDATIGVRYLQKRGIQPSLEYRYTPSKNTEGKFNGTFLNDDTTGGTFYKVDWNHDQVLPKNSRFKANLDLESDNSFNKTFANNTSLRTRRSTDSFASYNKNWFKSTLNILTRFRESKQDSNDDTFGQLPEITYQHQRQPLGKSPFLFNQETSFTSFLLDLNSSPVVDDNFQVHRFDFHPQLSLPIPIAPWLAFTPTVGLRETVYSQGLQPNGLNNQRADSFTRELFDINAALAGPKINKIFISKGDNQTKIKHLIEPRISYDFIPNLDEKDRNKIRVIDAIDSVESTSKFTYSLTQRLLKKSGSNNEDSQSHEILRFDVSQSYDLKKETRSTTPGVNTKPFSDIRFDLDSRLSDAFMFNTAATYDISKGQIQTSNFEFGIKPLDQVSLFVERRFIRDQSTFLLGSLYWAPKKGWLLQATTRYDELTETFRENDVSILYDNPCKCWGFGVDFISRDIIAGSVNKRENKFLFTLTLRGIGTEGIGDNFINHIHRQF; encoded by the coding sequence ATGGCGGTGATACCTGCCAACGAGGGTTTTGCCCAGACCAAGTCCGATTCTGATTTCGCCCCCAAAGGAGGAGATGAGGTTAAGATCAGTGCCGATCATATGGTCCAGGAGGGCAAAGAAGATTCGGTCAGGGCCTGGGGCAATGTCGTGATCCGGTTTGAAGATCGCGTTCTTCGTGCAGATACCGTAAAAATAAATAATAAAACCGGAGTTGGAGAAGCCAAAGGGAACGTGGTGTTAACTTCCACCGATGGCACCGTCATCAAATCAGAGCGCAGCCTGTTCAATATGAACAGCCAAAGAGGAAAAGCCTACGGGGTCATTGGGAAAATCAAATCGGTGGATGAAACAGGAATTCCTGTCACTTATTATTTTACAGGCAAAGAGATCAAAAGATTCTCGCCCGTTCATTACAAGTTAAAGGACTCTTATCTAACCACTTGCCAGGGGATCATTCCAGACTGGTCGTTTCAATCGAAGGATATGGATATCATTCAGGAAGATCGGGCCTTATTCACCCGAGGGGTTTTTAAAGTAAGGAATGTCCCCATACTTTATCTTCCCATAGGATATCTTTCCATCAACCGGGAGCGCAAAAGCGGTTTTTTGATGCCCAAGTTTGGGACCAGCAACACCGATGGTTTCACCTTTAACCAGATCTATTATTGGGCCATCAATGAGTACTCGGATGCCACCATTGGGGTCCGGTACCTTCAAAAACGAGGCATCCAGCCCAGTCTGGAATATCGATACACCCCCAGCAAAAATACCGAAGGAAAATTCAATGGAACATTTTTGAATGATGATACGACCGGGGGAACATTCTACAAAGTTGACTGGAATCATGATCAGGTCCTGCCAAAAAATTCTCGTTTTAAAGCCAATCTCGACCTGGAAAGTGATAACAGTTTCAATAAAACATTCGCAAATAACACCAGCCTGAGGACCCGGCGCAGTACAGATTCCTTTGCTTCCTATAATAAAAACTGGTTTAAAAGCACGCTGAATATCCTCACACGCTTTCGTGAAAGTAAACAAGACAGCAACGATGACACCTTCGGTCAGTTGCCAGAGATCACCTACCAGCATCAACGTCAGCCGCTCGGCAAAAGCCCGTTTTTGTTCAACCAGGAGACGAGTTTTACCTCTTTTCTTTTAGATTTGAATTCAAGTCCCGTTGTGGATGACAATTTTCAAGTGCATCGGTTTGATTTTCATCCTCAATTATCCCTCCCGATCCCAATCGCACCGTGGTTGGCATTCACTCCAACCGTTGGCTTGCGGGAAACCGTGTACAGTCAGGGTTTGCAACCCAATGGCCTCAACAACCAGAGGGCAGATTCCTTTACCCGTGAATTATTTGATATCAACGCTGCTCTTGCGGGACCAAAAATTAACAAAATCTTTATCTCTAAGGGAGATAATCAAACCAAAATTAAGCACCTCATAGAGCCCAGGATTTCCTACGATTTCATACCCAATCTGGATGAGAAAGATCGAAATAAAATCAGAGTGATAGATGCCATTGACTCAGTTGAATCTACCAGTAAATTTACCTATTCCCTGACCCAAAGGCTTTTAAAAAAATCGGGCAGTAATAATGAAGATTCCCAGTCACATGAAATATTGCGATTTGATGTCAGCCAGAGTTATGACTTAAAAAAAGAAACTCGATCGACCACTCCGGGAGTTAATACTAAACCTTTTTCCGATATCAGATTTGACCTCGACAGCCGGCTTTCTGATGCTTTCATGTTTAATACGGCCGCAACCTATGATATTTCCAAAGGTCAAATCCAAACTTCCAATTTTGAGTTTGGAATCAAGCCTCTGGATCAGGTATCTTTATTCGTTGAAAGAAGGTTTATTCGCGATCAATCAACTTTTCTTCTGGGTTCCCTGTATTGGGCCCCAAAAAAGGGTTGGCTGTTACAGGCCACCACAAGGTATGACGAATTGACAGAAACATTTCGTGAAAATGATGTGAGCATTCTGTACGATAACCCCTGCAAATGCTGGGGTTTTGGTGTCGACTTTATTAGTAGAGATATTATCGCCGGATCAGTCAATAAAAGAGAAAACAAGTTCTTATTCACGCTCACCCTGCGTGGGATTGGAACAGAAGGAATCGGTGATAATTTCATAAACCACATTCATCGGCAATTTTAA
- the pyrE gene encoding orotate phosphoribosyltransferase codes for MTTSEQLAAIALKIGAIRINTEQPFTWASGYRMPVYNDNRLFLGNADHRLLIAKGIQSLLIERNIAVDVVAGTATAGIPPATTLANLIHAPLIYVRPTAKKHGMQNQVEGTFKKGQHVIVIEDLVSTGGSVLNAVEAIRQLGGKVEHCFCIFNYGFQETADQFKKSSCQLHSLLTFENLINYGAKTGEFTEPQTSILRSWYEDPFAWGEHHGFPLKKD; via the coding sequence ATGACGACATCTGAACAGTTAGCCGCTATTGCCCTTAAAATAGGAGCTATACGAATCAACACCGAGCAACCTTTTACTTGGGCGTCAGGGTATCGAATGCCCGTTTACAATGATAACCGCCTGTTCCTGGGAAATGCAGACCACCGCCTTCTGATCGCCAAAGGAATTCAAAGCCTGCTTATTGAAAGAAACATTGCGGTCGATGTGGTTGCCGGAACCGCCACGGCAGGCATCCCCCCCGCGACAACCCTGGCCAACTTGATTCATGCACCTTTAATATACGTTCGACCCACGGCCAAAAAACACGGAATGCAAAATCAAGTCGAAGGAACCTTCAAAAAAGGACAGCATGTGATTGTCATCGAAGACCTTGTATCCACAGGCGGTAGCGTTCTCAATGCCGTTGAGGCCATTCGCCAATTGGGAGGAAAAGTGGAACATTGTTTTTGCATTTTCAATTATGGATTCCAGGAGACTGCAGACCAGTTTAAAAAATCCAGCTGCCAGTTACACTCTCTACTGACATTTGAAAACCTGATCAATTATGGAGCGAAAACCGGAGAATTCACCGAACCACAAACTTCTATTTTGCGCTCCTGGTATGAGGATCCGTTTGCATGGGGGGAACACCACGGTTTTCCTCTGAAAAAGGACTGA